The Vicia villosa cultivar HV-30 ecotype Madison, WI linkage group LG1, Vvil1.0, whole genome shotgun sequence genome includes a region encoding these proteins:
- the LOC131626622 gene encoding PLASMODESMATA CALLOSE-BINDING PROTEIN 5-like, which translates to MTSPMLKLLITMLLATLSFQASGQFMEWCIADEQTPDDELQRAMDWACNVGGADCTKIKPNQPCYLPNTIKDHASYVFNNYYQKFKNKGGSCYFNSAALINALDPSHGSCKFEFIP; encoded by the exons ATGACTTCTCCAATGCTCAAATTGTTGATAACTATGCTTCTTGCAACCCTATCATTTCAAGCATCAG GACAATTCATGGAATGGTGCATAGCTGATGAGCAAACACCAGATGATGAGTTGCAAAGGGCCATGGATTGGGCTTGTAATGTTGGTGGAGCAGATTGCACTAAgataaaaccgaaccaaccgtGTTATCTTCCAAATACAATCAAGGATCATGCTTCTTATGTCTTCAACAATTACTATCAGAAGTTTAAGAACAAAGGAGGATCTTGCTATTTCAACTCTGCTGCATTAATCAATGCTCTTGATCCAA GCCATGGCTCTTGCAAGTTTGAGTTTATCCCTTGA